The following coding sequences lie in one Thermosulfuriphilus ammonigenes genomic window:
- a CDS encoding sensor histidine kinase: MALLDHSGKILQTNSLFSFLLPAPDPQGRNIREILRKPEFVAALTREEEITVYLDPSWTGRGHLEVRLIPLAERKVLLLKDVTRIRQMEVSQRDFIANVSHELKTPLTAIAGYAETILEESQDEIISHSARVILKHSERLTKLIRNLLTLSSLKGHLLEEKILLEAVVLQSLEAVTSLAREKQIKLTFKGKGQVFLRGKEDLLVQALINILENAIKFSPPGSKVELTTETEGPWIKITIADQGPGIPEEAKERIFERFYQAGRDRRQGAGLGLAITKEIITVHGGCIWAENLPSGGAAFHIILPAIP; this comes from the coding sequence GTGGCCCTGCTGGATCATTCCGGCAAGATCCTCCAGACCAATTCCCTCTTCTCTTTTCTCCTCCCGGCCCCTGACCCTCAGGGCCGCAATATTCGGGAGATCCTCCGCAAACCAGAATTTGTCGCCGCCCTCACCAGGGAAGAGGAGATCACGGTTTACCTGGACCCCAGCTGGACCGGCCGGGGGCATCTTGAAGTCCGGCTGATTCCCCTGGCCGAAAGAAAGGTCCTTCTCCTTAAGGACGTTACCAGGATCCGCCAGATGGAAGTCAGTCAGAGAGACTTTATCGCCAATGTCTCCCACGAGCTCAAAACGCCCCTAACGGCTATTGCCGGCTACGCCGAGACCATTCTGGAGGAGAGCCAGGATGAAATCATAAGCCATTCCGCCAGAGTAATACTCAAACACTCCGAAAGGCTCACCAAACTTATCCGCAACCTCCTGACCCTCTCAAGTCTTAAGGGCCACCTTCTTGAAGAAAAGATTCTCCTTGAAGCCGTGGTGCTCCAGAGCCTGGAAGCGGTAACTTCCCTGGCCCGAGAGAAGCAAATAAAACTCACCTTTAAAGGCAAAGGGCAGGTGTTCCTTAGGGGAAAGGAGGATCTCCTCGTGCAGGCCCTTATAAACATTCTAGAAAATGCCATAAAGTTCTCCCCTCCAGGCTCAAAGGTGGAGCTCACCACAGAGACAGAAGGGCCGTGGATCAAAATAACCATTGCGGATCAAGGGCCGGGAATACCCGAAGAAGCCAAAGAGAGAATATTTGAGAGATTCTACCAGGCCGGGCGAGACAGGCGCCAAGGGGCCGGATTAGGTCTGGCCATCACTAAGGAGATCATCACCGTCCACGGAGGCTGCATCTGGGCCGAAAATCTCCCCTCAGGGGGAGCGGCGTTTCATATTATCCTGCCAGCAATTCCCTAA
- the pstS gene encoding phosphate ABC transporter substrate-binding protein PstS — MKRLLILMSVIMLLALGISPAGAKKVQLLGAGATFPYPLYSKWFSVYHQKTGVKINYQAIGSGGGIRQIINRTVDFGASDAPMSDQELAKAPGKILHIPTALGAVAVVFNVPGVTELKLSPEVLVDIFLGRIKKWNDPAIKALNPQAKLPKLPIMVAHRSDGSGTTYVFTDYLSKVSPEWAKRVGRGKSVNWPVGIGGKGNQGVAGIVLQIPGTIGYVEVSYAEQSKMAVAALKNKAGNFIKPTLSAISAAAKIEIPDDTRCSLTDTEAPEGYPISAMTWLLVYQEQAYGNRSYERAKTLVDLLWWCIHEAQQYNEPLLYGRLPENVVKKAEKIIESITYKGTPILNH, encoded by the coding sequence ATGAAACGATTACTTATTCTTATGAGCGTCATAATGCTTCTGGCCCTGGGAATCTCCCCGGCAGGGGCTAAAAAGGTCCAGCTTTTAGGGGCCGGGGCCACTTTCCCCTACCCTCTTTACTCCAAGTGGTTTTCCGTCTATCACCAGAAAACCGGAGTCAAGATTAACTATCAGGCTATTGGCTCCGGTGGGGGAATACGCCAGATCATCAATCGCACCGTGGATTTTGGGGCCTCAGACGCCCCTATGAGCGACCAAGAACTGGCCAAGGCCCCGGGAAAGATTCTTCATATCCCCACGGCTTTGGGAGCAGTGGCGGTGGTTTTTAATGTTCCGGGAGTCACCGAACTTAAGCTTTCCCCGGAGGTTTTGGTCGATATCTTCCTTGGCCGGATCAAAAAGTGGAACGACCCAGCTATAAAGGCCCTAAACCCCCAGGCCAAACTCCCCAAACTTCCCATAATGGTGGCCCATCGTTCCGACGGATCCGGAACAACCTATGTTTTTACCGACTATTTAAGCAAGGTCAGTCCTGAATGGGCCAAACGCGTGGGCCGAGGGAAATCTGTCAACTGGCCAGTGGGAATCGGTGGCAAGGGCAACCAGGGAGTAGCCGGTATTGTTCTCCAGATTCCAGGAACCATCGGTTATGTAGAGGTCTCTTATGCTGAACAGAGCAAAATGGCCGTGGCTGCCCTTAAAAATAAGGCCGGGAACTTCATCAAACCAACCCTTTCAGCGATAAGCGCTGCAGCCAAGATAGAAATTCCAGATGATACCCGGTGCTCCTTAACCGACACCGAGGCCCCCGAAGGATACCCCATCTCGGCCATGACTTGGTTGCTGGTCTATCAGGAGCAGGCTTACGGCAATCGCTCTTACGAGCGGGCCAAGACCTTGGTTGATCTTCTCTGGTGGTGTATCCATGAGGCCCAGCAGTACAACGAACCCCTGCTCTATGGACGGCTCCCGGAAAACGTGGTCAAAAAGGCCGAAAAGATAATCGAATCCATAACCTACAAAGGAACCCCCATCCTAAATCACTAA
- a CDS encoding S66 peptidase family protein codes for MSAIKPLRPGEQLGVFFPSSPPPRRGFLAGLRLLEALDLSPLLPPPSPPRRYLAASDVDRLGQILFLLRQKISVFWAARGGYGALRLLDRLPWELLARQGPLLIGFSDTTALLNAALAKASLKGLHAPLVATLEISSLETLRALREVLFSGALPTLQGSAVQEGEARGTLIGGNLTTFVSLVGTPFIPRAEGAILFLEEVGEAPYRVDRLFKQLHLAGILEKISGLALGNFTFCGEIAWDLILETIPSHLPIIAGLPVGHGPWNFPLLIGHTYRLITRGRGGFLIPEEQ; via the coding sequence ATGAGCGCAATAAAGCCTCTTAGACCAGGGGAGCAGCTTGGGGTCTTCTTCCCCTCAAGCCCTCCTCCTCGGAGGGGATTCCTGGCTGGCCTGAGGCTTCTTGAGGCCCTGGATCTCTCCCCCCTGCTTCCTCCTCCCTCGCCTCCAAGGCGCTACCTAGCGGCCTCAGATGTTGACCGTCTGGGCCAGATTCTGTTTCTTCTCCGGCAGAAGATCTCTGTCTTCTGGGCTGCCCGGGGAGGCTATGGGGCCCTGAGGCTCCTTGATCGCCTGCCCTGGGAGCTTTTGGCCCGCCAGGGCCCCTTGCTGATAGGCTTTAGTGACACCACGGCCCTTTTAAATGCGGCCTTGGCCAAGGCCTCCCTTAAAGGACTCCATGCCCCGTTGGTGGCCACCCTAGAGATTAGTTCCCTTGAGACCCTTAGGGCTCTCAGAGAGGTCCTCTTTTCCGGGGCCCTTCCCACTCTTCAGGGGAGTGCCGTGCAAGAGGGCGAAGCCAGAGGGACACTTATTGGCGGTAACCTGACAACTTTTGTCAGTCTTGTGGGTACCCCTTTTATCCCCAGGGCCGAAGGGGCTATCCTCTTCTTAGAGGAGGTCGGCGAGGCTCCTTACCGGGTGGATCGTCTATTTAAACAGCTTCACCTCGCCGGCATCTTGGAGAAGATCTCCGGCCTGGCTTTGGGTAATTTTACCTTTTGCGGAGAGATAGCCTGGGACCTCATCCTGGAGACAATTCCTTCCCATCTTCCTATTATTGCTGGTCTTCCTGTAGGGCATGGTCCCTGGAATTTTCCGCTTCTTATCGGCCATACCTATCGATTGATAACCCGAGGGAGGGGGGGTTTTCTTATCCCTGAGGAGCAATAA
- a CDS encoding type III pantothenate kinase, whose protein sequence is MSKHKGMLLAIDVGNTNIVVGIFKGDTLVADFRLKTEHELTADEIALSLKGLMELKGIALRQISAVAIACVVPPLLWPFREFVRRYLDCPIRVVGEDGVIGIPILYDHPAEVGADRLINALAAWERYRRSLIVVDYGTATTFDCVSDRGEYLGGAIAPGLSPAAEALFVKAARLPKVELFSYPERAIGKNTMESMRAGLILGFAALTDGLIEQLEREMGQRAKIVATGGLAPVMARYSQRIETVTPHLTLEGLRIFYERNKAS, encoded by the coding sequence ATGTCTAAGCATAAGGGCATGCTCTTGGCTATAGATGTCGGTAATACCAATATCGTGGTCGGGATTTTCAAAGGAGATACCCTGGTAGCCGATTTCCGGCTAAAGACCGAACACGAGCTCACCGCTGATGAGATAGCCCTCTCCCTAAAAGGGCTTATGGAGCTTAAGGGGATTGCCCTTCGGCAGATCTCGGCCGTAGCGATAGCCTGTGTGGTTCCCCCTCTTCTTTGGCCGTTTCGGGAATTTGTTCGCCGTTATCTTGATTGCCCGATAAGGGTTGTCGGAGAGGATGGGGTGATTGGTATTCCTATTCTTTATGACCATCCGGCCGAAGTTGGGGCTGACCGGCTTATCAATGCCTTGGCTGCTTGGGAGCGCTATCGTCGTTCACTTATAGTGGTAGATTATGGCACTGCCACCACCTTTGATTGTGTCTCTGATAGGGGAGAATACCTTGGAGGGGCCATTGCCCCGGGGCTTTCGCCGGCGGCTGAGGCCCTTTTCGTCAAGGCCGCCCGGCTTCCCAAGGTAGAACTTTTTTCCTATCCGGAGCGGGCCATCGGCAAAAATACCATGGAGAGTATGAGGGCTGGTCTTATTCTCGGCTTTGCGGCCCTGACCGACGGTCTGATTGAACAGCTGGAAAGAGAGATGGGGCAGAGAGCCAAGATAGTGGCCACCGGCGGCCTGGCTCCTGTCATGGCCCGATACAGCCAGCGTATCGAAACTGTCACTCCCCACCTTACCCTGGAGGGCCTGCGGATCTTTTATGAGCGCAATAAAGCCTCTTAG
- a CDS encoding YifB family Mg chelatase-like AAA ATPase: MLQETAEKRCVLAKVNTAAVLGIEALPVEVEVDLSPGLPAFTIVGLPDGAVRESRERVKAAIKNSGYSFPTQRITINLAPADLKKDGTGFDLPIAIGILLAQGLLPSEPFADWILVGELSLDGALKAARGLLPMAFLAREKGWSGLVAPEANASEAAVIKEVSTYAATSLAQVVEHFSGRQSLPLARPIPSAPPDIEEDFADILGQASAKRALEVAAAGGHNLLMIGPPGSGKTMLSRRLPGILPPLSREESLETSRIYSVAGLLKDGALIERRPFRSPHHTVSDAGLIGGGTVPRPGELSLAHNGVLYLDELPEFHRHVLEALRQPLEEGRVTISRASISITYPARVQLLASMNPCPCGHLGDRLHACTCGPREIARYRSRISGPLLDRIDIHIEVPALPVEELSNWSRGESSEVIRERVMEARERQNSRLKEVGLWLNCQMGPRELAKFAKLRGKARELLDKAARRLGFSARAYHRVIKISRTIADLAGSEEIDAAHIAEAIQYRSLDRRISGLSS; the protein is encoded by the coding sequence ATGTTGCAGGAAACGGCCGAAAAGAGATGCGTGCTGGCCAAGGTAAACACGGCTGCGGTTTTAGGAATCGAGGCCCTACCTGTTGAGGTGGAAGTGGATCTTTCACCCGGTCTTCCCGCCTTCACTATTGTTGGGCTTCCTGATGGGGCCGTGAGAGAAAGTAGGGAGCGGGTCAAGGCAGCCATAAAGAATTCTGGCTATTCCTTCCCAACCCAGCGGATCACTATTAACTTGGCCCCGGCAGATCTCAAAAAAGATGGCACCGGTTTTGACCTCCCCATTGCTATAGGGATCCTTTTGGCTCAAGGTCTCCTGCCCTCTGAGCCCTTTGCAGATTGGATTCTGGTAGGGGAGCTTTCTCTGGATGGAGCCCTCAAGGCAGCTCGTGGTCTTTTGCCTATGGCCTTTCTGGCGCGAGAGAAGGGCTGGTCAGGTCTGGTGGCTCCGGAGGCCAACGCTTCCGAGGCGGCCGTTATAAAGGAAGTCTCCACCTATGCTGCCACCTCTCTGGCCCAGGTGGTAGAACATTTCTCAGGACGCCAATCGCTTCCCCTGGCGCGGCCCATTCCTTCCGCTCCCCCGGACATAGAGGAAGATTTTGCCGATATTCTTGGTCAGGCTTCGGCTAAGCGGGCCTTGGAGGTGGCCGCTGCGGGAGGGCACAATCTTCTTATGATCGGCCCGCCCGGATCGGGTAAAACCATGCTTTCGCGACGCCTGCCCGGGATTCTTCCCCCTTTGAGCCGGGAGGAGTCATTGGAGACCAGCCGAATTTACAGTGTGGCCGGCCTTCTTAAAGATGGTGCCCTTATAGAAAGGCGTCCTTTTCGCAGCCCCCATCATACGGTCTCTGATGCCGGCCTTATTGGTGGAGGTACCGTTCCAAGGCCAGGAGAACTGTCTCTGGCCCACAATGGTGTCCTTTACCTGGATGAACTACCAGAGTTTCATCGTCATGTCCTTGAGGCCTTAAGACAACCCCTGGAAGAGGGAAGGGTAACTATCTCGCGGGCCTCGATATCTATCACCTATCCGGCCAGGGTCCAGCTTCTGGCCAGTATGAATCCCTGTCCCTGTGGCCATCTGGGTGATCGTCTCCATGCCTGTACCTGTGGCCCTCGAGAGATTGCCCGTTACCGCTCTCGAATTTCTGGCCCCCTACTTGATCGAATTGATATCCATATAGAGGTTCCGGCCTTGCCGGTGGAAGAACTTTCTAACTGGTCAAGGGGCGAATCCTCAGAGGTGATAAGAGAGAGGGTCATGGAGGCCAGGGAGCGTCAAAATAGCCGACTTAAAGAGGTAGGTCTTTGGCTTAATTGTCAGATGGGTCCCAGAGAACTAGCTAAGTTTGCCAAACTCAGAGGAAAGGCCCGGGAGCTCCTGGATAAGGCCGCCCGGCGCCTGGGGTTTTCGGCCAGGGCTTATCACCGGGTGATTAAAATCTCCCGGACTATTGCCGATCTGGCCGGCTCTGAAGAAATAGACGCGGCTCATATCGCGGAGGCCATTCAGTACCGAAGCCTTGACCGCCGCATCAGCGGCCTATCGTCCTAG
- a CDS encoding flavodoxin family protein, which yields MAKVVGILGSPRRYGDTQLLLRLALRAAEHDGCQTELIWLYEEEIKPCLGCVSEDVKACRFPCIFEDYGKLILQKIREAEGIILASPIYWYNVSGPMKNLLDRLTCLENMAHIEGYSYLEGKVAAAIAVGKDTGAMMAISSMLLSLNSMGAILPAWAMAYSQAADVLKDEEALMDAVNVGLLVSGLIRRLAGQEGRIMYLYDPKLCRQLLREVLLERKKD from the coding sequence ATGGCCAAGGTTGTAGGAATATTGGGTTCTCCCAGAAGATATGGCGACACCCAATTACTTTTAAGACTGGCCCTTCGGGCTGCCGAACACGATGGCTGTCAGACTGAACTTATCTGGCTCTATGAAGAGGAGATTAAACCCTGTTTAGGATGCGTCTCCGAAGATGTTAAAGCCTGCCGTTTTCCCTGCATCTTTGAGGACTACGGTAAGTTAATTCTCCAGAAAATAAGAGAAGCCGAGGGTATCATCCTGGCCAGTCCCATATATTGGTATAATGTCTCCGGCCCCATGAAGAACCTCCTTGATCGCCTCACCTGCCTGGAAAACATGGCCCACATCGAGGGATACAGCTATCTGGAAGGCAAGGTGGCCGCAGCTATCGCCGTGGGTAAGGACACCGGGGCCATGATGGCCATCTCATCCATGCTCCTGAGCCTAAACTCCATGGGAGCCATCCTGCCCGCCTGGGCTATGGCCTACTCTCAGGCGGCAGATGTCCTTAAAGATGAAGAGGCCCTTATGGATGCCGTAAACGTAGGTCTTCTTGTAAGCGGCCTTATAAGACGACTGGCTGGTCAAGAAGGCCGAATCATGTATCTCTATGATCCTAAACTTTGCCGTCAGCTACTAAGAGAGGTGCTTCTAGAGAGAAAAAAGGATTAA